ATCTATTATGAAAAAATTGTTAAGACAAACTAAGTATTACCTATGGGCATTAGCGTTAAGTTTTATGTTAATAGGGTGCAGTAATGAAATGTTACAGGAACAACAAAAGGATGATTCTTTAAATCTTTCATTAACTACCAATCAGAGCTCTCAAAAGGCGATGAAAATGGTGTATACTACATCATTAAATGGTGAAAATGAAGTTCCTGGAGTAGATACAAATGCAGTTGGAGAATGTATTGTTTCTGTTAATAAAGATGGATCTTCTATTAATTTTAAATTAATTGTAGCCAACCTTACAGATGTTATTGGTGCCCACTTCCACTGGGCTCCTGTAGGAGAAAATGGACCAGTTGTTATCGCTCTTTATAGTGGCAGTCCTAATGGACGAATGAACGGAATATTAGCTCATGGTAATAAGACAAAAGATGATTTGACAGGACCATTGGCAGATATGGAAATAAGCGATTTTATAGACGCCTTAAAAAATGGTAGTATCTATGTGAATGTCCACACTTCAGAAAATCCAGGTGGAGAAATTAGAGGACAATTATAGGTTATATTTTTGATTTATAGTCAGCAATAAACCCACTCCTAAATCGGCGAGTGGGTTTTATTTTATTTAAATCATATTATTAAAATAGTGTGTGGATAACACAGTATAAAAATAATGCGTAGTTTAGTATAAAACCTTACCCAAGTAATCACAACAAACTGATACAGTGATTTTCAATATAATTAAAAACAGAAACAGTATTTAATTAAAAGGGAACTAACCACTTCCCTTTTATCTGTTCACCTCTAAACTAATGCGTCTCTGCACCACCTTTCCATAGCTTTCCTGTGTTACTTTCATATTGCTATGATCAAGAAGTTCACTAACAATCTCAACAGGAACATCATTATAAAGTAATACGGTTGAAGCAAAAGTACGCCTAGCCATATGGGTAGTTAACTTCTTTTCTATACCTACAATAGCGCCAATTTCCTTTAAATAGGAATTATAACGCTGATTACTTATGCGTGGAAATACCTTATCATTTTCATTCTGGTAAATACTCAAAATGGCTTCAGCCTTCGGAAGCAATGGAACAGAGAGTTCCTTGGATGTTTTCTCTCACTTAATTTTTATCTTAACCCTGTATGTGCTATCTTTATAAAAACACATAAATACCTCATAATCAAAATATTATAAAAACAACCACAATTGTGTTTTGGCATACATACTAAGACTTTAGAAAAAAGTCTAAAATAACAAAAAAGAAAAAAATGAAACATTTATTATTAAAATCAATAATACTTCTTTATTCAGTTGCTTTATTGATTTCTTGCATAAAGGAAAACACAAAAACATACACTGATATTGAAATAGCTGAAGAGTCTAAAAAACTAAATGACTTTTTTCAAATGAGTTTCGAAAGAAAATTAGATAATAGCCCTCAATTTCAAACATGGCTGGGAATTAAAAAAGATTATGGTGAATTGGATGATATTTCTCCTGCTGCCGATGAAAGAAATTTACTGATAAAGAAAGAAGAATTACAATGGTTAAATGACTCAATTAATACTAATGCACTTTCTAAAGATGCGTTATTGAATTACAAACTGTTTAGGCAAAATATTGAAAATAATATTACAGACTATAA
This genomic stretch from Flavobacteriaceae bacterium GSB9 harbors:
- a CDS encoding CHRD domain-containing protein, giving the protein MKKLLRQTKYYLWALALSFMLIGCSNEMLQEQQKDDSLNLSLTTNQSSQKAMKMVYTTSLNGENEVPGVDTNAVGECIVSVNKDGSSINFKLIVANLTDVIGAHFHWAPVGENGPVVIALYSGSPNGRMNGILAHGNKTKDDLTGPLADMEISDFIDALKNGSIYVNVHTSENPGGEIRGQL